One Desulfurobacteriaceae bacterium genomic window carries:
- a CDS encoding flagellar hook capping FlgD N-terminal domain-containing protein, translating to MAIDGITTDFIYSGDQEPKIVSANYDNAQMSQEDFLKILLTDLQWQDPLNANDISDLINNTVKLREMEVLNTFESSIDKFVSSLESQSLFFASSFIGKLVEYEGNQTYVQNGKGYASFTLSAPADTVKVTVFDQSGNIVEENVFYNLNGGEEYPVEIDNPDLPDGYYTVMVEATNGGVPVEANVKSLAYVTQVRKDETGEVYVVTDVSSIPLSKIIGIGG from the coding sequence ATGGCTATAGATGGGATAACAACTGATTTTATATATTCTGGTGATCAAGAACCAAAAATTGTGAGTGCCAATTATGATAACGCCCAGATGTCCCAAGAAGATTTCTTAAAGATCCTCTTGACAGACCTTCAATGGCAAGATCCTCTTAATGCAAACGATATTAGTGACCTTATCAACAATACAGTAAAGTTAAGAGAAATGGAAGTTCTGAATACATTTGAAAGTAGTATCGATAAGTTTGTTTCCTCTTTGGAATCTCAATCTCTATTCTTCGCATCCTCCTTTATAGGAAAGCTTGTTGAGTATGAAGGAAACCAGACTTACGTTCAGAACGGAAAAGGATATGCTTCTTTTACCCTTTCGGCTCCTGCAGATACTGTAAAAGTTACCGTTTTTGATCAAAGTGGTAATATTGTTGAAGAGAACGTTTTCTATAATCTAAATGGAGGAGAGGAATATCCGGTAGAAATAGATAATCCTGACCTTCCTGATGGCTACTATACCGTTATGGTAGAAGCAACCAATGGTGGTGTTCCAGTTGAAGCTAATGTAAAAAGTTTAGCTTACGTTACGCAAGTTAGAAAAGATGAGACAGGAGAAGTATATGTAGTAACTGATGTTTCTTCTATACCGCTTAGTAAAATTATTGGAATAGGAGGATAG
- a CDS encoding flagellar hook protein FlgE: MLQSFYTAFTGLNADKTWLSVISDNIANVNTIGFKAERAVFEDLLAKSLTTFKNGAPVNQEVGGGTFVGSTVKDFSQGTFMNTNNPLDLALDGEGFFMVKDEAGVVYYTRNGEFRLDANGDLINMLGMKVQGWMLDDNGNMAGAISNINVPMGMNPKVTTQILFKEPSNLDSRAEVITANFDPADSTTFNYVNSQTIYDSLGNPHEISYYFQKVDSGTWKVYTLIDGTLTPVTDGTNYYEYVILKFDATGSVTAAEADTQVSLTSETPTGTSGSFTLTSSPVIGSVHIKYVDSVQVDIYDVGDGNGDGIGNLVDANGNIVGTINYTTGEIQLTGDYASATKITVDYLNNPTTLTSAVTLDIEKVNISGYDPNTGADSNFSIAINFNDLKQLASDFIFYAQQDGNGKGDLLSIAVSEDGTIKATYSNGSVKDIARIAIATFKDKEMLVRKGSWLYMPNVQTFTPIIMPGGVISKVRSGMLEMSNVDIANEFINLITAQRSYQANARVITTDDQILQETMNIKR; this comes from the coding sequence ATGCTGCAGTCTTTCTACACAGCTTTTACAGGACTAAACGCAGATAAAACTTGGCTATCTGTAATTTCGGATAACATAGCCAACGTTAATACAATAGGTTTTAAGGCAGAAAGGGCCGTTTTTGAAGATTTACTTGCTAAGAGTTTAACAACTTTTAAAAACGGTGCCCCCGTTAACCAAGAAGTAGGAGGAGGCACCTTTGTAGGTTCTACAGTTAAAGACTTTAGCCAAGGTACTTTTATGAATACAAATAATCCCCTTGACTTGGCTCTAGATGGTGAAGGTTTCTTTATGGTAAAGGATGAAGCAGGGGTTGTGTATTATACAAGAAATGGAGAGTTTAGGCTAGATGCTAATGGAGATCTTATAAATATGCTTGGAATGAAAGTTCAAGGGTGGATGCTTGATGATAATGGGAATATGGCAGGAGCTATAAGTAATATAAATGTTCCAATGGGTATGAATCCTAAAGTAACGACCCAGATTCTCTTTAAAGAACCTTCAAATCTTGATTCTAGGGCGGAAGTGATTACAGCCAACTTTGATCCTGCAGATTCTACTACGTTCAACTATGTAAATTCACAAACCATATACGATTCGTTGGGTAATCCGCATGAAATCTCATACTACTTCCAGAAGGTGGACTCTGGTACGTGGAAGGTTTATACGTTAATAGACGGAACGTTAACACCTGTAACAGATGGAACGAACTATTACGAATATGTCATTCTTAAATTTGATGCAACAGGTAGTGTAACAGCTGCGGAAGCCGATACTCAAGTATCACTTACTTCAGAAACTCCGACTGGAACGAGCGGTTCCTTTACTTTGACTTCATCTCCCGTTATTGGAAGTGTTCACATAAAGTATGTAGATAGCGTTCAAGTTGATATATACGATGTAGGGGACGGAAATGGTGACGGAATAGGAAACTTGGTAGACGCAAATGGAAATATTGTAGGAACTATAAATTACACTACTGGAGAAATACAGTTAACGGGAGACTATGCCTCCGCAACAAAAATAACAGTTGATTATTTAAATAACCCTACTACGCTTACTTCAGCAGTAACTCTTGACATAGAGAAAGTAAATATTTCAGGTTACGATCCTAACACAGGCGCAGATTCTAACTTCTCAATAGCTATTAACTTTAATGATCTCAAGCAGTTAGCGTCTGACTTCATCTTTTATGCTCAACAGGATGGAAACGGCAAAGGAGATCTGCTTTCTATTGCTGTTAGTGAGGATGGGACAATAAAAGCAACCTATAGTAATGGATCTGTTAAAGATATTGCAAGAATTGCGATCGCAACTTTCAAAGACAAAGAAATGCTTGTAAGAAAAGGTAGTTGGCTTTACATGCCAAATGTTCAGACGTTTACTCCTATAATCATGCCTGGGGGAGTTATATCTAAAGTAAGAAGTGGTATGCTTGAGATGTCGAATGTGGATATTGCTAACGAGTTTATTAACCTGATAACCGCTCAGCGTTCTTACCAAGCAAATGCGAGAGTTATTACTACTGATGATCAGATCTTACAAGAGACTATGAACATTAAGAGGTAA
- a CDS encoding flagellar basal body-associated FliL family protein, translating into MAEEEKQEQEQQGGGKKKLFILLALLLVLGIGGGIAYKFLVLDKKKEEQSQEKQAQKIIEEIKATENVGVMFDLGTFVVNLADNDIERYLKVSVVLELKDQKVQAEAQKRLPEIKDAITTLLLTKRSSEIKTPEGIEFLKEEIAKRVNAILPLGGVKNVYFTEFIVQTG; encoded by the coding sequence ATGGCTGAAGAAGAAAAGCAGGAACAAGAACAACAAGGTGGTGGTAAAAAGAAACTGTTTATACTTTTGGCTTTGCTCCTCGTTCTCGGTATAGGAGGAGGAATTGCTTATAAGTTTCTTGTCCTTGACAAGAAGAAAGAAGAACAGTCTCAAGAAAAGCAAGCTCAGAAAATTATTGAGGAGATAAAGGCTACTGAGAACGTAGGAGTAATGTTTGACTTGGGGACTTTTGTTGTAAACTTGGCTGATAATGACATTGAGAGGTATTTAAAAGTTTCTGTTGTTCTTGAACTTAAGGATCAGAAAGTTCAAGCAGAAGCTCAAAAAAGGCTTCCTGAAATAAAAGATGCTATTACGACCTTATTGTTGACTAAGCGTTCTTCAGAGATAAAAACTCCTGAAGGTATAGAGTTTTTAAAAGAAGAAATAGCTAAAAGGGTTAATGCTATCCTGCCTTTAGGTGGTGTAAAGAACGTTTACTTTACCGAGTTCATAGTACAAACGGGTTAA
- a CDS encoding FliM/FliN family flagellar motor switch protein, which yields MEKKKGKFERFKDVNLRISLSIGTKTMSLSKVMRLREGDIIEFDRKVDDYLDVYLNGRKFGIGELIIVNEKYSLRLVDLV from the coding sequence ATGGAAAAGAAAAAGGGTAAGTTTGAAAGGTTTAAAGACGTGAACTTAAGGATTTCTCTTTCCATAGGAACAAAGACTATGTCGTTAAGTAAGGTTATGAGACTTAGAGAAGGAGACATTATAGAGTTTGATAGAAAAGTAGATGATTACCTTGATGTTTACTTAAATGGAAGGAAGTTTGGAATAGGGGAACTCATAATAGTTAACGAAAAGTATAGCTTGAGGTTAGTTGACCTTGTTTGA
- a CDS encoding flagellar biosynthetic protein FliO: MFEFLFSSFFIIFLLLVIYYLVNKYNFINPNLRKGSLIKLEDFRPIDRDKGLILIAVYEKKLLIGYDKQRMYVLKEWEEE, from the coding sequence TTGTTTGAGTTCCTCTTCTCTTCTTTTTTTATTATTTTTCTGCTTCTTGTTATTTACTACCTTGTTAACAAGTATAACTTTATAAATCCGAATCTTAGAAAAGGTTCCTTAATAAAGTTAGAAGATTTTAGACCAATAGACAGAGATAAAGGGCTTATACTGATAGCTGTTTATGAGAAAAAGCTTTTAATAGGATACGATAAACAAAGGATGTATGTGCTAAAGGAATGGGAAGAAGAATAA
- the fliP gene encoding flagellar type III secretion system pore protein FliP (The bacterial flagellar biogenesis protein FliP forms a type III secretion system (T3SS)-type pore required for flagellar assembly.) — protein MGRRIILAFFINFWLVIPSYGETVNDFLSRLGELDITLKILFLITFLSLAPALLITITSFTRIVIILSLLRHALGTPQTPPNQVIIALSLFLTLFTMAPTFKKIDDVALKPYLNGEITDVEAIRRAGAPLKEFMLRNTRKEDLKLFLDIRNEKPRDPMEVSMITLIPAFMVSEIRTAMEVVFVIFLPFIVIDLLVASILMSMGMMMIPPMMLSLPFKLILFVLSNGWELLIKSIILSYR, from the coding sequence ATGGGAAGAAGAATAATTCTTGCTTTTTTTATAAATTTTTGGCTTGTAATTCCTTCTTATGGAGAAACGGTCAACGATTTTCTTTCTCGTTTAGGAGAACTAGATATAACTCTAAAAATTCTTTTTCTTATTACTTTCCTCAGCTTAGCACCAGCTCTTCTAATAACAATTACCTCTTTTACCCGTATAGTAATAATCTTATCTTTGTTAAGGCATGCTCTTGGAACGCCCCAGACACCTCCAAATCAAGTAATCATTGCTTTATCTTTGTTTCTTACGCTCTTTACTATGGCTCCTACTTTCAAAAAAATAGATGATGTTGCTTTAAAACCTTACCTTAACGGGGAAATTACAGATGTTGAAGCCATAAGAAGGGCAGGAGCTCCCTTAAAAGAATTCATGCTTCGCAATACAAGAAAAGAAGACTTAAAACTTTTCCTTGATATAAGGAACGAAAAGCCGAGAGATCCTATGGAAGTTTCTATGATTACCCTAATTCCAGCGTTTATGGTTAGTGAGATAAGAACTGCAATGGAAGTGGTTTTTGTCATTTTTTTACCTTTTATAGTGATAGATCTTCTGGTGGCAAGTATTCTAATGTCTATGGGTATGATGATGATTCCGCCTATGATGTTATCTTTACCTTTTAAGCTTATTCTATTTGTTCTCTCAAATGGTTGGGAACTCTTAATAAAATCCATAATATTGAGTTACAGATGA
- the fliQ gene encoding flagellar biosynthesis protein FliQ, whose product MTVDQVITLGQKMLEVALLVGTPVLLITFLVGIIISIFQAATQIHEMTLTFIPKIVAALLAMFFFGGWMLIKLIDYTRENFEFLMNVIR is encoded by the coding sequence ATGACAGTAGATCAAGTAATCACTCTTGGACAAAAGATGCTGGAAGTTGCTCTCCTTGTGGGAACTCCTGTTTTACTTATTACCTTTCTTGTCGGTATTATCATCAGTATTTTCCAGGCGGCAACCCAAATACACGAAATGACTCTTACCTTTATACCTAAAATAGTGGCAGCACTCCTTGCAATGTTTTTCTTTGGCGGTTGGATGCTCATAAAACTTATTGATTACACAAGAGAAAACTTTGAATTCCTAATGAACGTTATAAGATGA
- the fliR gene encoding flagellar biosynthetic protein FliR — MTQIFDVNDFYAYILVLLRVASFLMAFLFIVANFIPFNVRIFLVLAFSFFVFQIVEPKEAINLETFSLVEFFLLVLKEVLVGVSLSLVVSIFTAIVVFAGELVGYSMGLTIVNIFDPTFGSMSVLSRFFVYIFYLVFFVSDAYKIFIAALVESFRLIPIGNFHLSEPLFSFILEESKLIFFLGFKLAFPFVVALFITNLILALVNRLIPQINVFIVGLPLQIFVGLFFLASGFAAIIYFFRFLTETLSKDIIKLMKILGM, encoded by the coding sequence ATGACACAAATTTTTGACGTTAATGACTTTTATGCTTACATATTGGTTCTTCTTAGAGTCGCCTCCTTCCTAATGGCTTTCCTTTTCATTGTGGCAAATTTTATTCCCTTCAATGTAAGGATTTTCCTTGTGCTTGCTTTTTCTTTTTTTGTCTTTCAGATAGTTGAACCTAAAGAAGCTATAAATTTAGAAACATTTTCTCTTGTAGAATTCTTCTTGTTGGTCTTAAAAGAAGTTTTGGTAGGTGTTTCCTTATCTCTTGTGGTATCCATATTTACTGCTATTGTTGTATTTGCTGGAGAACTTGTGGGTTATTCGATGGGATTAACAATAGTTAACATATTTGATCCTACTTTTGGTTCTATGTCAGTATTAAGTAGGTTCTTTGTTTACATTTTCTACTTGGTATTTTTTGTTTCTGACGCTTATAAAATCTTTATAGCTGCATTAGTGGAAAGTTTTCGACTTATTCCTATTGGAAACTTTCATCTTAGTGAACCATTATTTAGCTTCATTCTTGAGGAATCTAAACTTATTTTCTTTCTTGGTTTTAAACTAGCTTTTCCTTTTGTGGTTGCCCTGTTTATAACAAATTTAATTTTGGCGTTAGTTAATAGGCTCATTCCTCAAATAAACGTTTTTATTGTAGGTTTACCTTTGCAAATTTTTGTTGGACTTTTCTTTCTTGCTTCGGGATTTGCAGCTATTATTTACTTCTTTAGGTTCTTAACTGAGACCCTTTCCAAAGATATAATTAAACTAATGAAAATTTTAGGAATGTAA
- the flhB gene encoding flagellar biosynthesis protein FlhB produces the protein MAKDPSKTEKATPRRRQKAREEGQVLKSQDVPIAFTLLITVILFYFYIPFVYSKLLKFFIFNFRTSSELNILNNSLISAKVFLLTVFPFFLVLFVMGIFSNVIQFGFLFTLKPLMPKLDHINPVKGLERLISIKTLFETLRNTLKLLIALIIGYFVGKYIFSQLFSLSFVSLDSQVSLIFKYILILFFVFGLLSIPIAIADFLFRRWEYEENLKMSKEEVKEERKQYEGHPLIKSAIRRRQREIAMKRMMAEVPKADVVITNPTHYAVALKYERGKMHAPKIIAKGVDNVALKIKEIAMEHGVPIEENPELARALYESCEIGDYIPEKFYKAIAKILAAIYRRRKFL, from the coding sequence ATGGCAAAAGATCCTTCAAAGACCGAGAAAGCGACCCCACGGCGGCGCCAGAAAGCAAGAGAAGAAGGACAGGTTCTAAAAAGTCAAGATGTTCCAATAGCTTTTACACTTTTAATTACAGTAATTCTTTTTTATTTTTACATTCCCTTTGTCTACTCTAAACTTTTAAAATTTTTTATTTTTAACTTCAGAACTTCGTCTGAGTTAAACATACTAAATAACTCGTTAATTTCTGCAAAAGTGTTCTTATTAACGGTTTTCCCTTTCTTTTTAGTTTTATTTGTTATGGGAATATTCTCGAATGTAATTCAGTTTGGATTTCTATTTACTCTTAAACCTCTGATGCCCAAACTTGATCATATAAACCCTGTAAAAGGTTTAGAGAGGCTAATCTCGATAAAAACTCTTTTTGAAACTTTAAGAAATACCCTTAAACTGTTAATAGCTTTAATTATTGGTTATTTTGTTGGTAAGTACATATTTTCGCAACTTTTTTCTTTAAGTTTTGTCTCCTTAGATAGTCAAGTTTCTCTAATTTTTAAGTACATATTGATACTTTTCTTTGTTTTTGGTCTTCTTTCAATTCCAATAGCTATTGCTGACTTCCTTTTTAGAAGATGGGAATATGAGGAAAACCTGAAGATGTCAAAAGAGGAAGTAAAAGAAGAAAGAAAGCAGTATGAAGGTCATCCTCTTATAAAGTCGGCTATAAGAAGAAGGCAAAGGGAAATTGCTATGAAGAGAATGATGGCAGAAGTTCCAAAAGCCGACGTTGTTATTACAAACCCTACCCACTACGCTGTTGCCTTAAAGTATGAGAGGGGAAAAATGCATGCTCCTAAGATAATAGCTAAAGGAGTTGATAATGTAGCTTTGAAGATTAAAGAAATAGCTATGGAACATGGAGTTCCAATAGAGGAGAATCCGGAACTTGCGAGAGCTCTTTATGAGTCTTGCGAGATTGGAGATTACATTCCTGAAAAGTTCTACAAGGCAATTGCCAAAATCTTAGCTGCTATTTATCGGAGAAGAAAGTTCTTGTGA
- a CDS encoding PilZ domain-containing protein, which produces MDRINFFKLPTADSSTVFLFLFITIAFIIFLTFAGRIKEYLKEKQLRESFFKEAKERGLTREEAQILWFYSKKLGRDPFLALEFKAPFEKVINLYLKLNPNAKEEMIQDMRMKLGFDHVPYFVPLTSTKDIDLFQPAKLQVGDDLKVDVVLFDKDERYMYWALIKGSLPDSIVNQKVNISFIRKGDGIYKLEGTVVKTFTDNGRLILQIPHTFELSRYQRREYARVEVELPCDIGILDKKENKIKWLKGKIVDISAGGVKICIPLSELKEELVPMTEINLRFSLEDKSFNLKSIIVNVQPHRKSNCYGVKFEKINPDEQKFIHNFVKKEQQRLAQLAMKNRS; this is translated from the coding sequence ATGGACAGAATTAACTTCTTCAAACTTCCTACGGCGGATAGCTCTACGGTATTTTTGTTTCTATTTATCACCATAGCTTTCATAATATTTTTAACGTTTGCAGGAAGAATAAAAGAATACTTAAAGGAGAAACAATTAAGAGAATCCTTTTTTAAAGAGGCAAAAGAGAGAGGTCTTACTAGGGAAGAAGCCCAAATCTTATGGTTCTATTCTAAAAAGCTTGGTAGGGACCCTTTTCTTGCATTGGAGTTTAAGGCACCTTTTGAAAAAGTTATCAACTTATACCTTAAGCTCAATCCAAACGCAAAAGAAGAAATGATCCAAGATATGAGAATGAAACTTGGATTTGACCACGTTCCTTACTTCGTTCCCCTAACAAGCACAAAAGACATAGATCTCTTTCAGCCCGCAAAATTACAGGTAGGAGATGATCTAAAAGTAGATGTTGTCCTCTTTGACAAAGATGAAAGATATATGTACTGGGCACTGATAAAAGGAAGCTTACCAGATAGCATAGTTAACCAAAAAGTAAATATCTCATTCATAAGAAAAGGAGATGGTATATATAAACTAGAGGGAACTGTGGTAAAAACTTTTACTGATAATGGAAGGCTCATCCTTCAAATCCCTCACACGTTTGAACTTTCAAGGTATCAAAGACGCGAGTATGCAAGAGTTGAAGTCGAATTACCGTGTGATATAGGTATCCTAGATAAAAAGGAAAACAAGATAAAATGGTTAAAAGGAAAAATCGTAGATATAAGTGCAGGAGGAGTAAAGATCTGCATACCTCTTTCTGAACTAAAAGAAGAACTTGTGCCTATGACAGAGATCAACTTACGCTTTTCTTTAGAGGATAAAAGCTTCAACTTAAAATCAATTATAGTTAACGTACAACCTCATCGAAAATCAAACTGTTACGGAGTTAAGTTTGAGAAGATAAATCCTGACGAGCAAAAATTCATTCACAACTTCGTCAAAAAGGAACAACAAAGACTTGCACAGTTAGCAATGAAAAACAGGAGTTAA
- the mnmA gene encoding tRNA 2-thiouridine(34) synthase MnmA, with product MAKIILGFSGGVDSFYSAYLLKEQGFTVFPIHFRMFKKSSVEKAEKVASILGLKLTVIDISDEFKKQVIDYFIEYYKRGLTPNPCAVCNRNIKLKYLYNLALELNADYIATGHYAKVKFSKEWNKKLIFRGEDKKKEQSYFLSLAEDVVIQRLILPLGDFSKKEVIERARTLGYPFKSESQDICFIEGHYVDFLERYIEPQAGLFVLSDGTPVGRHKGYYRYTIGQRKGLGISYGKPLYVVSIDAERNQVVVGEKKEIQKRVVFVKDINWHLDFEEIKKFDTIQAQIRYRSKPVEVVDINYLKNGIYCVKLAATVDAPTPGQICAFYSNELLLGGGEITKEGEGRWQEVS from the coding sequence GTGGCAAAAATTATTCTGGGTTTTAGTGGAGGAGTGGATAGCTTTTATTCAGCTTACCTTCTAAAAGAACAGGGATTTACTGTATTTCCTATTCACTTTAGAATGTTTAAGAAGTCTTCAGTTGAAAAAGCAGAAAAAGTAGCGTCCATTTTAGGATTAAAGCTTACAGTTATAGATATTAGTGATGAATTTAAAAAACAGGTTATTGATTACTTTATAGAATACTATAAGAGGGGACTAACTCCTAACCCCTGTGCAGTGTGTAATAGAAACATTAAACTCAAGTACCTTTATAACTTAGCCCTTGAGTTAAATGCAGATTATATAGCTACTGGACATTATGCAAAGGTAAAGTTTTCTAAGGAGTGGAACAAAAAACTCATCTTCAGGGGGGAAGATAAGAAGAAGGAACAGTCTTACTTTCTTTCTTTAGCCGAGGATGTAGTTATCCAGAGATTGATACTTCCCCTTGGTGATTTTTCGAAAAAAGAAGTTATAGAGAGGGCAAGGACTTTAGGTTATCCATTTAAAAGCGAGAGTCAAGACATCTGCTTTATAGAAGGTCACTACGTTGACTTTTTGGAAAGGTACATTGAGCCTCAAGCTGGACTCTTTGTTCTTTCTGACGGAACACCTGTTGGAAGACATAAAGGGTACTATAGGTATACTATCGGACAAAGAAAAGGACTTGGAATTTCTTACGGTAAACCTCTTTATGTTGTTTCCATAGATGCTGAAAGGAATCAAGTCGTAGTTGGAGAAAAGAAAGAAATACAGAAAAGAGTTGTTTTTGTTAAAGATATTAACTGGCATCTAGACTTTGAAGAAATTAAAAAGTTTGATACTATTCAGGCACAAATTAGGTATCGTTCAAAACCTGTAGAAGTTGTGGACATAAACTATTTAAAAAATGGAATTTATTGTGTAAAATTAGCGGCGACAGTTGACGCCCCTACACCGGGGCAGATATGCGCCTTTTATAGCAATGAACTCCTCCTGGGAGGAGGTGAAATAACTAAGGAAGGAGAAGGAAGATGGCAGGAAGTATCGTAG
- a CDS encoding ATP synthase F0 subunit B: MAGSIVAIDWTLAVQAVNFLVFMVLINKFLFQPLLNLMEEREKELGSHHSEVEALRKKAEELLKEVDELLNGAKAKAKKIIDEAVKEAKAERDRILKAAQEEATAKVEEAKKEIWQGFESEKAKIEAEAEKIADEVVRKILGKKAA; encoded by the coding sequence ATGGCAGGAAGTATCGTAGCTATTGACTGGACTTTAGCAGTTCAAGCAGTAAACTTCCTCGTATTTATGGTTCTTATTAACAAATTTCTCTTTCAGCCTCTTCTAAATCTTATGGAAGAAAGGGAAAAGGAGCTTGGGTCTCATCACTCTGAAGTAGAGGCTTTAAGGAAAAAGGCTGAAGAACTCTTGAAAGAAGTTGATGAACTCTTGAATGGTGCAAAGGCAAAAGCTAAAAAGATTATTGACGAAGCTGTAAAAGAGGCTAAAGCTGAGAGAGATAGAATTCTCAAGGCTGCTCAAGAAGAAGCTACTGCAAAAGTAGAGGAAGCAAAGAAAGAAATTTGGCAAGGCTTTGAAAGCGAGAAGGCTAAAATCGAGGCTGAAGCTGAAAAGATAGCAGATGAAGTTGTAAGGAAAATTCTTGGTAAAAAGGCTGCTTAA
- a CDS encoding ATP synthase F0 subunit B — protein MEQAQNLLLWKTVNTVILVAILYYILRKPVSKFIYDGINSIASKFERVKQEKEEALKLLKEAEKKSQEAKVEAEKIIKYSQELAEKEKQQIIAEAKATAERIIKMADEEIEREVFKAKEELKKFAAMKAIELAEQKLKGTIDPETNKKLIESSLQKL, from the coding sequence ATGGAGCAGGCACAGAACCTTCTACTTTGGAAAACGGTAAATACAGTAATTCTAGTGGCTATTCTCTACTACATTCTTAGAAAACCTGTATCAAAGTTCATTTACGATGGTATCAATTCTATAGCTAGTAAGTTTGAGAGAGTTAAACAAGAAAAAGAAGAAGCATTAAAGCTTTTGAAGGAAGCTGAGAAAAAATCTCAAGAAGCCAAAGTGGAAGCAGAGAAGATAATTAAATACTCCCAAGAACTTGCTGAAAAAGAAAAGCAACAAATAATAGCTGAAGCGAAAGCTACTGCTGAGAGAATTATAAAAATGGCTGATGAAGAAATTGAAAGGGAAGTATTTAAGGCTAAGGAAGAGCTTAAAAAGTTTGCGGCTATGAAGGCTATAGAATTGGCAGAACAAAAGCTAAAGGGAACTATAGATCCTGAAACAAATAAGAAACTTATTGAATCTAGCCTTCAAAAGCTTTAG
- the atpH gene encoding ATP synthase F1 subunit delta — protein MRLEVRVARRYAKALVDVLSDEKLEKILSEVKVLDSVIDEKAVRYFKSPVVPLEKKKGLIEQVLQKIEASEELKRVLVLMAEKDRLGIIKEFVSEFEKFVNLRLGVIKAEIVSAVEIDEETLSKIKEKIENLFGKKAEITTKLDPSIIGGFIIKVGDKVLDASVRTQLENLKKAIVD, from the coding sequence TTGAGACTGGAAGTAAGAGTAGCAAGAAGATACGCTAAAGCTCTAGTGGATGTTCTTTCAGACGAGAAACTGGAGAAGATCTTAAGCGAAGTTAAAGTGCTTGATTCAGTTATTGATGAGAAAGCAGTTAGGTACTTTAAAAGTCCTGTAGTTCCTTTGGAAAAGAAGAAAGGGCTTATTGAACAAGTACTCCAAAAGATAGAAGCTTCTGAAGAACTAAAAAGAGTTCTTGTGCTTATGGCAGAAAAAGATAGGCTCGGAATTATTAAAGAGTTTGTGTCTGAGTTTGAGAAGTTTGTAAACTTACGTCTTGGGGTGATTAAGGCTGAAATTGTTAGTGCAGTAGAAATTGACGAAGAGACTTTATCTAAAATAAAGGAGAAGATAGAGAACCTCTTTGGAAAGAAAGCGGAGATAACTACAAAACTTGATCCCTCCATAATAGGTGGCTTTATCATAAAGGTAGGAGATAAGGTTCTTGATGCATCAGTTAGAACTCAACTTGAGAACTTAAAGAAGGCAATAGTAGATTAA